The genomic interval ACATTCCTCATGGAAGGCTGATCTCCAAGGAAGCAGGGGCTGCCAAGTCTCAGAGCGGTGCATGGGTTGATCTCACAGTCGTGAGACTCAAACGAAAGATGGTGATTACTGCTCATCACTGACTCCTAGGCAAACAGAGATGCTGAATCAAACTTACCCAGCAGTACCTGCTTGGCCACAATGGCCGCCAGGCGGCCCAGAAGATGGCCTCGGCCATCCAATATTAGAACCTGTGGAAACAATTAGGGTTAGGAAGCAGTCTGGCTCTCCCTCCTCCAAGTTACCAACCCCTTCAGTGCCTTTCCCCACTAGGACGGCTATTACCCAGGTGAAGCAAGTGTCCCCAAGGGGCACTAGAAAACCAACAAAGCCTAAGCCAGATCAATCGTAGAGATTTCCTGTGCTTGCAGTCTTTTAGTATTCCTAATGTACACATAACTTGACGTTTTAAATGGAACTTCCTACCAGGCCTCAAATTCCAAGATAGCTGGGATCTGCTGGTACCCATGagcacacgcatgtacacattGAGCACACGCATGCACTACAAAAGTGTCTAGACTTGGTTTTAGACTCTAGCCAATTGTAGTTTTTCAACAGATGCTCAGCTTGCTCACAATCACCAGAACCCTTCTTATAAGCAGGTAAGCATACCATGGGCGGCCTGTCTGCGATTCTGAGCACTGTGTAACGGCACAATCTTAAATCCTGGCTTCATGTAAGTTAACTCTCAGGCACGGTGGCACATGGCTGTAACCCAGCACAACCGACATGAGAACCCCATTTCCCAGTCTCCCTGTTTACTAGTGTTGCCGGAGGATCTCAGAACTTCCTGAGCACCAGCCTGCCTTCAAGGCATCTAAAATCTGCAGGAAAGGTGCAGTTGTATTCctgactagcctcaaactcacgaGGTTCCTGCCTCAGTCTGTTGAATTGGCTTTATAGCTCTGTCCCATCAATTCCTCTTTTAATTCTGAAAAACACTGACAGCACCTTGAAAAGAACAAGCCAAAATATCGGATGTTACAGAAACCCGGAGCCCTAAAGTCATGCAAAACAGGAGCCTTCATTCCAGTTTCCTACTATCTTACAAAGACAACACCCGGCATGAGCGACTCCAAGCTCCCCGCACCTTAATGCGGGGATGAAACCTGTAAAAGTTCCTCCCGGTGTTGGGCGTCCCAGCCCCACTCCCGTCTTCCCCAGGAAAAAGGCTGCGTTTTCACCGCCTCATCCCTAAAGGCTGCTGCGGCTTGTCATGCCCACGCTACACAACCCCCTCGGGTCAAAACGTTTGCTTAAGTCCCATCGCACAAGTAGAGTGGAGCAGTGGACCCCCTTTCGGCTCCCGCCGGGAACCCACCCGAGCCCACACCGCCCGGCGCGCGCAGAGTCCCAACCTGTCCCTCCGCCATCTTCGGCAGCCGCCTGGGAAAGGAGGAGGTCTAGGCGCAGGGTTTCTTATTCCTTGCTGCAGGGGCGGAGGAAGTGACGCAGCCGGCCCGAACTGagagtttctgtcttctcattggtCGAAGAGGTAAGTGCGCGTGTATTGGGAGGCGGGCCATTTTTATATTATCCAATCAGAGTATCGCATGGGTTGGCTCCTGGCGGCCATGACTGTGCGGGGCGAGAGGTCACGTGGGTCTCGAGGCGCCTTCAAGCCGTACAACGCTGTCCAGCCGCAGCGGCCATATTCCGGAGGGATCGCTCTTCTCCGTTCAGGCATCCGGGATGTGGAGCGCCATTACTCCCATCAAGTAATGGCGGCTGCAGAACACGTGGTGGCCATAAGGGGGCGAGCATAGGTCCTGGCCGGCCCTTCAGAGCTGCGGGTGTAGCGGTCCCTCCCCTCAACCTTAGGTGTGCTGACGGTCGCTGGCCTTTCCTGAGCCTAGGCGTTTCTGTCAAACAGGTGGAGGAAGTCTTCCTAGATGGAAGCGCGCGGGGGAAAGAAGGACTTTGAGGTTCCTGAGACGCAGACGCACTCACTTGCTTTTGTTTCAGCTGTTGTCTGCGCCGTCCTCCCGGCTCTGCACCCATAACCGCCCGCCACCAAAGGAACACGACAAAGAAGCCAGGCGATTGTTCAGCATCAAAGACTCATTTTATCCCTAAACATCCCAGCCTGGGTCGAGTCCTCCTGTAGGTTCCAACACTGCTTTGCTTACTTGTTACACTTTGGGGCCATGATTTTGAGGTCTTGGGCTGCTTCTGCTTCACATCGGGGTCTCACAGAGCATCACCCCGCGCTGACCCTGGGCTGCTAGAGGCCTCAGAAAACAAATAGAACCTTTTGtcgttggtttgggttttttgacaTAAGACTTCTGCAatccaggctgactttaaacttaAGATCCTGCCTTAGTTCTGGAGAGCCTGTATTGCATCACCAAGCACCGAAAAAACAAGATTTTCAAACCTAAAAGGTACACCCATTCCCTGTCCCATCCACGGATAGGCCCAAAGAgctggtttaaaaaaatatataaaaaaaacaaaaacaagttcaTGGGGGCAAGGACTTTGTACAGAATGGAGTGAGTGGGACTTTTGTTGAGTTCTGATGTCTCCATATTGGGGAGAGAGATGGCGGGGGCAGTGAGGTCCCAGAGGGGTCCAGCCTCCACCCAACTGCCCCGTGTCCAGGCTGTGCAACATCTGTCAGGTGACTCCTGCTTGGCCTCAGTATCCTCTGTAGAATGGAATCATCAATGGTCTGTCTGAGGACTAGAGTCCTcattgagccacgcccccagcccctttCTGGCGAATCCTCTTAAGAGTAAATTACACCCTCCCACCCGTTCCCAGCCCTTCACCCTCATTTAGGTTAGCCTCAGACTTATACCcagaattcctgatctttctgcctcctctccagAGTGTGCAAAGGAGTACAGATTTGCACCCCACAATGTGttgcaagtcttttttttttttttttttttttttttttgaagaggttttacagccaggcctggtggctcacCCAtcttggaggaggcagaggcaggtggatctcttaagttccaagccagcctggtctacagagtgagttccaggtcagatagggctacatgagaccccgtttcaaacaaacaaaacaattctgGGTTTTCAAACTGGGTTAATGGGAAAAGGCCTCTGCTACCAAATTTGACCACTTGAATTCCATCCCTGGGACCAACATGGTGAAAGGAGGGAACTAGCtccccacaagttgtcctctgacttataTACAAGTGCCATAATACTCTGCCTGCTCCCCatgtgtaactttttttttcaatttattgggggggggggtgtcctggtgtaatttcttaaataaaaaaaaaaaaaaaaagaggaattactgtcaggtgtggtagtacacatGTGTGACTCCAGCACTCCAGAAGTAGAGACAGAGGATTGCCCTCACATTCCAGGCCATCCAAGCTACataaaccctatctcaaaaacaaataaatagagtTGGttttacagacatgtaccactgTGGCTTTGTGTTTCAGAAACAAGCCCAGAAATGGGAaaccataaatttaaaaacttaaatttaaaacttataAACAATCTAATTGTTTTAATTAAGCTGTTGGGGAATCCATTTTGGCAGTGTGAATCCTAAGTGCAGATGACGTGTTTCTAGTGACTGTGTGGCAGGCGCAGATGGGAGCCAGAGTCTGACATGCGCAGCGACCCTGCCACTAAGCTCCAGTCCCAGCATTTCTGTTTTTCACTGTTATTTTGAGATAGATTTCAtgaagttgcccaggctggccttgaactcactcagtagcccaggctggccttgaggttttaatccctctgcctcagcctccagaatacTGAGATTCCAGGCAATCAGCACCATACCCagcagttgtttttattttaagggaTGGAGGTGACAGAAGCAACCGCACAGGGCCACAATGcacccccttcttcctttctgttttccttaaaGTCAGTATCCTCCAGTTTCAGCATCGCCAGTCCAGAAGCACTGGAGTCACACATGTCCATCGCCACGCCCGGACAGTGTGTCCtctgggctggggatgtggttCGGCACAGCATTTGCCTAGCTTGTTCCTTGTTTTGGTTCCCAACTCTAGcaccaagaaagagaagaggaaaagagaagccTTGTTGTATATAGCATGTCTGTAAGCCCAGCTATTTGGAAGGCTGGGGCATGAAGGTTCATCGAGGTGTTCAAAGTCAGtttgggcaacatagtgagacctcatctgaaaaaaaaataagtgtcacTTAActgagtggttttgtttgtttatttgagacaggagacaggagttCACTGTGTATCTcacaatggccttgaactcaccttgTAGCTGAGGGTAGCCAGACAGTTCAGCAAACCTCCTGCTCTGggctcccaagggctgggattacaggtgtaaccTCCACAGGAGAGGCATTACAAGTGTAAAATACAGTGCATTCTAAAATACGGGTGCCGGCAGGGACACACCTTCTTCTGCTTCCTTACTGGTTCTCACAGCCGACTCCCCTCACAAGCCTTCCCAGCTCAACACAGCCCTGAGCTTTGTCACAAAGATTGTCCTGCCCCTGACACATACCACTCTTCTGAATCCCGGCCCCTCCTGTGAGAAATAGTAAGACAGCCCCCCAAATCTTGGACTGACTCTCACCCCCAAGCCTGGCCACTCCCGGCTCCAGCGTAAGTGGAAGACTCACCGAGATAAGACCCTGGCTGAGTCAGCGGTGCCCAAGGCTCACATCctagaggtgggaggggaggggcaccTGAGGCCCCCACAAGGTCAGCCACCTGCCACCCTCATCCCTTGCCACCCACTCCATCCAACGCCCTGGACTCTAGGCTCACCCCAGGGCGGAGCTCCCCCCTCCTTCTTGCCCTTTGCCAGCGAAGGCCCCAGGCGGCTGCCAGCAGCAGCAGTatgagaggcagcagcagcagcaggagtagCAGCTGCCTGGATGGAGGCTCTGGAAGCTTGGTGGCTTCTAGGGCTACAGGACTCCTTGGGGGCAGCAGGGTGGAGGAgtctggggagagagaagaaccaGGTAACTGAAGGGGCTCATCAGAGCAAACCCAGAAAGTCCTGGAGAACTATGGGTGATGGATGGTTAATGAGAGACctacaaacaacaaaatcaagacCTGGGGGCATAAGGTAGCCCTGGCAGACCGTGGCTTTAACaatccatcactcaggaggcagaagccgacagagctctgtgaatttgaggctagcctggtgtacacagtaagttctaggactGACAGAGATGTATTGtgaaacactgcctcaaaaacaaaccgACACTGGGGATAAAAAAGATGAGCATGGCTGGCCATCGTGGTCCACACCTTCAATTCCTGAACTCAaaaggcagaagtaggcagatctcagCCTGGTTGGCATAGCAAGTtacaggcagccagggctatatagacaggccctgactcaaaagaataacaacaataacacagaaaaagaaagaaagcaaagagaaaagttaCTGTGCTCGCTCAGTTTCCACTCCCTGTGGACAGGACTGCCCTAGACAAAGGGACTGGagattctgtctccttctcaAAGATAGGTAAACTGAGGTCATAAAAAGGAATGGCCCATCCTTCCCTGAGCATCTATGCAATAGATGGCTGCTAGACaggaagagacattttcttcagaagTGGAGCCATTGGTAAGGTGCCTCCTACAGGCAACCTACCTAACTGgcttaaaatagaaaagaaagaagagggaccattcggaaagaggaaggggatcaGTGGGACAGGACGGGGCAGACTGGAGAAAGTATGGTGTGGTGAAAATGTAGACACGGATGAAATGTCATGAGACATTGttatacataattaatatatgatgatgaaaacatgaagaaaggaaaggaagccagATGTGCTGgcttcatacctgtaatcccagcactcaggacactgaggcaggattgctttgagttcaaggtcagcctagcctgcataatgagaccctatctcaaaagaaaagaaaaagggttgAAGTGGTGGCTCAGCaaataagaacactggctgctcctgcattGGACCTGGGTCGCAGCACccaccaggtggctcacaagtagctgcaattccagttccagggaatctgatgccctcttctggcctcttcaggcaccagaAACATTCAGTGCACCCACAGGCATGTAGAtaagacactcacacatacaaataaataaacctttaaaaagaagaaagccgggcagtggtggtgtacgcctttaatcccagcacttgggaggcagaggtagggggatttctgagttcaaggccagcctggtctacacagtgagttccaggacaaacagggctacacagagaaaccctgtctcaaaaaaacaaacaaaaaagaaagaaagaaagaaagaaagaaagaaagaaagaaaagagaaaaaataagggaGAGAACTCATCTGAAGTCCCAGCTAGTGGGAGCAGGAGCCTCTGGGACACACAGTAAGAAAGGCTATGGGCTGGAGCTTGTGGCACTGGGGGTGCTGGGTTCTGAGGCTGCTGTTACCCGGCTGGCACTGCACCTCCAGGCACCGAGAGAAATTCTGGCAGGCCCTCCCGATACAGGGCTTCAGAGCGAACAGCTGAGTGCAGGTGTCCTGCAGGAGGTGGGAGATGTTGGTCTGGACGAATCGAAGACATTCTGGTAGGGGCTGGGAGCAGGGAGGGACAGGTCATCATCATGTCACACCAGTGCCTCCACCAACCCAGGGCCCTGACCTGCAGAGGTCACAGAGCCAATGGGCCCAGGTCTCAAAGACTCCAGGgttctccagttgttaggggagaGAGAACACCTTAGTAACAACCTTCTTCAGCTATTAAGGCACAGACCCAGTAACAGGATCCCCAGGTGACCTGAGGGCTGGGAAGTTCAGCTCTACCTTGGTGGTATGCTGTGGGAGAACGCACTCTCCCTAAAGACCTAGCAGAACTGTTCTTCAAGGCCTAGGGAGAGACTTAGCTCTCTTCATTTGTTACCATGCTCTAATGCTAACCTGGAAGGCACACCAGGTGACAAAATGTATCTCCGTACTGACACCCTCCAGAAGCTTTTGCATTTTAGACCCTGCCACAGTCTTCAGTTGCTCTATCCAGCGATGGGCCAGGAAGAGGCTCCACAAGGCTTTGCAGTGCTTCTCCTGCAGACCAAGAGCCCAGGCCAGAGCTTAGGGAGAAGGGGCGGGGCTAGATGACTAACAGTGGGTGGGCCGGGccagaaggcagagggaaggaggacgGGTCTAGAGGTGGCTTAGCGAAGGGGCTAGGTGGCTGAAGAGAATGGGCGCGGCCAGATGTTGAGATAAGTTGGGAGGGGCCAGGGGACTGAAAGAGGTGGGGCCTTGCTAGAGGCTAGAAAGGGTTAGAAGGGTGGGCCTGTCATTTGTGTGATGGAGGTGGGTCAGGATCAAATGCCTGAGAAGAGACCCGGCCAGACACCAAGGGAGAGAAGTGGTAGGGCTACAAGTCTTAAGACCCCGAACAGAGGGGCGGGGCCGGATGCCTGAGAGGGAGGGACCTACTACAGCCAAGGGAGAAAGGAGCAGAGAGGCCAGTCTTGAGAACTTGATGGGAGAGTGAGCCCTGATGCCTGGGTCTGGGGCCGGGatggaatggggtgggggtgggtggggagaaggCTCTAGATTTCCAGGTCTGAGGGAGCAGGAGGTGGCCCACTAGCCTTGTCCCTGAAGGGTGGCGCATCTTGAGTCTGGTTCCCACCTCCATCCCAGGGCCCTCCCGACTGTGACTCACGTCCTGAAGGTTGATGGCCACAGTGACTGGGTAATCTTTAAGCAGGTAGTCAGTCTATGGGAGAAAACAAGGTGAGGCCTGACTGAAAGCAAGAGCAAATTATAGAGTCGGAGAAGTTGGAAACAGACCCTGAGACAAGGGGACAAGGACAGAAAAGGGACAGGACTCACATAAAGaagagaaccagagagagagagagagggagggagagatgggggcaGGACACCAAGAGCctcacagagaggcagagacccacagagaggcatccagagagagggacagagaggaacaTGTACCCAGAGTGGAAGCCAGAAATCGAGAGACCTAGAAACAGTGAGAGACAGTAGAACAGGGACTCAGAAAAAGAGACCGAGACAGAGAAAGATTGGGTAGAGACCCAGAGAAAGGGTGGGGGcagtgatccagagagagaaggacagagacctcacagagacagagacactgagagagacaCTGTGAGAGACAGTAGCAGAGATGCGGGTAAGGACCCAGCACAGTAGCCTGGCCTGGATGAGAGCCCGCTCACCAACTCGTTAATCCTCGTGTGGAAGTTGGAGGAGATGGGGCTGTGGCTGAAGTAACAGTCAGGTGTTCCCCGCAGGCAAGGactcaggagcagcagcagcagcagcagggaggaCTACAGGGAGGTCGTGTCAGCAACTGACTTCCATGCAGAGGCTCCCTGTGTCCTGCTTCCCTCACTAACTGGGTGTCatcttccctgtctctgcctgtcctGCACCTTGGCTGGTGTGACAAACCTGTGACCATCTTTCTCCACCTCATCCTacaccttcctcttttttcttccaatCCTGTCCCGTGCCTGTCTCCCCATGCTTCCATCCCCTGCCCATTTCCCTTCTCTACCCAGCTCCATCACCCCTCAGGTATACGCACATTTGGGCTCCAGGCTGGCACCAGCACTGTCATCTCGGCCGGGAACCCCTCATCCCTGTGGCAGGGTCTTGGAAGTGACAGAAGGGCAGGCTTCGGACTCATACCCTGCAGCCCCTTCCCCACCCGTCCCTGTACCCCGCCCTGCCGCCCTGCCGCCCTTGATGTGGGTGCGTTTCCGCCTCTTGCTCCCCCAGGCTTCCTGCATGAGCCCCAGTGACGGTGAAAAGTCATCTCCAC from Arvicanthis niloticus isolate mArvNil1 chromosome 1, mArvNil1.pat.X, whole genome shotgun sequence carries:
- the Flt3lg gene encoding fms-related tyrosine kinase 3 ligand isoform X5, whose product is MTVLVPAWSPNSSLLLLLLLLSPCLRGTPDCYFSHSPISSNFHTRINELTDYLLKDYPVTVAINLQDEKHCKALWSLFLAHRWIEQLKTVAGSKMQKLLEGVSTEIHFVTWCAFQPLPECLRFVQTNISHLLQDTCTQLFALKPCIGRACQNFSRCLEVQCQPDSSTLLPPRSPVALEATKLPEPPSRQLLLLLLLLPLILLLLAAAWGLRWQRARRRGELRPGSWEPKQGTS
- the Flt3lg gene encoding fms-related tyrosine kinase 3 ligand isoform X4; the protein is MTFHRHWGSCRKPGGARGGNAPTSRAAGRQGGVQGRVGKGLQGMSPKPALLSLPRPCHRDEGFPAEMTVLVPAWSPNSSLLLLLLLLSPCLRGTPDCYFSHSPISSNFHTRINELTDYLLKDYPVTVAINLQDEKHCKALWSLFLAHRWIEQLKTVAGSKMQKLLEGVSTEIHFVTWCAFQDTCTQLFALKPCIGRACQNFSRCLEVQCQPDSSTLLPPRSPVALEATKLPEPPSRQLLLLLLLLPLILLLLAAAWGLRWQRARRRGELRPGSWEPKQGTS
- the Flt3lg gene encoding fms-related tyrosine kinase 3 ligand isoform X1, which produces MTFHRHWGSCRKPGGARGGNAPTSRAAGRQGGVQGRVGKGLQGMSPKPALLSLPRPCHRDEGFPAEMTVLVPAWSPNSSLLLLLLLLSPCLRGTPDCYFSHSPISSNFHTRINELTDYLLKDYPVTVAINLQDEKHCKALWSLFLAHRWIEQLKTVAGSKMQKLLEGVSTEIHFVTWCAFQPLPECLRFVQTNISHLLQDTCTQLFALKPCIGRACQNFSRCLEVQCQPDSSTLLPPRSPVALEATKLPEPPSRQLLLLLLLLPLILLLLAAAWGLRWQRARRRGELRPGSWEPKQGTS
- the Flt3lg gene encoding fms-related tyrosine kinase 3 ligand isoform X3, with translation MTFHRHWGSCRKPGGARGGNAPTSRAAGRQGGVQGRVGKGLQGMSPKPALLSLPRPCHRDEGFPAEMTVLVPAWSPNSSLLLLLLLLSPCLRGTPDCYFSHSPISSNFHTRINELTDYLLKDYPVTVAINLQDEKHCKALWSLFLAHRWIEQLKTVAGSKMQKLLEGVSTEIHFVTWCAFQPLPECLRFVQTNISHLLQDTCTQLFALKPCIGRACQNFSRCLEVQCQPDSSTLLPPRSPVALEATKLPEPPSRQLLLLLLLLPLILLLLAAAWGLRWQRARRRGELRPGDVSLGHR
- the Flt3lg gene encoding fms-related tyrosine kinase 3 ligand isoform X2, with protein sequence MTFHRHWGSCRKPGGARGGNAPTSRAAGRQGGVQGRVGKGLQGMSPKPALLSLPRPCHRDEGFPAEMTVLVPAWSPNSSLLLLLLLLSPCLRGTPDCYFSHSPISSNFHTRINELTDYLLKDYPVTVAINLQDEKHCKALWSLFLAHRWIEQLKTVAGSKMQKLLEGVSTEIHFVTWCAFQPLPECLRFVQTNISHLLQDTCTQLFALKPCIGRACQNFSRCLEVQCQPDSSTLLPPRSPVALEATKLPEPPSRQLLLLLLLLPLILLLLAAAWGLRWQRARRRGELRPGVPLPSHL